A section of the Cervus canadensis isolate Bull #8, Minnesota chromosome 8, ASM1932006v1, whole genome shotgun sequence genome encodes:
- the ATOH7 gene encoding protein atonal homolog 7 has product MKSCKPCNAAAGARAAPPCAGGAECAGTCAGAGRLESAARRRLAANARERRRMQGLNTAFDRLRRVVPQWGQDKKLSKYETLQMALSYIMALTRILAEAERFGSERDWVNLHCEHFGRDNYLPFAGAKLPAETEPYGQRLFGFQPEPFPMAS; this is encoded by the coding sequence ATGAAGTCCTGCAAGCCCTGCAACGCGGCGGCGGGAGCGCGTGCCGCGCCCCCTTGCGCGGGTGGTGCCGAGTGCGCGGGCACGTGCGCCGGGGCCGGGCGGCTGGAGAGCGCGGCGCGCAGGCGCCTAGCGGCAAACGCGCGCGAGCGCCGCCGCATGCAGGGGCTCAACACGGCCTTCGACCGCTTGCGCAGGGTGGTGCCCCAGTGGGGCCAGGACAAAAAGCTGTCCAAGTACGAGACCCTGCAGATGGCGCTGAGCTACATCATGGCTCTGACCCGCATCCTGGCCGAGGCTGAGCGATTCGGCTCGGAGCGGGACTGGGTCAATCTCCACTGTGAGCACTTCGGCCGAGACAACTACCTTCCATTCGCGGGCGCGAAGTTGCCAGCAGAGACCGAGCCCTACGGCCAGAGGCTCTTCGGCTTCCAGCCCGAGCCCTTCCCGATGGCCAGTTAG